In Nakamurella antarctica, the following are encoded in one genomic region:
- a CDS encoding SDR family NAD(P)-dependent oxidoreductase, with translation MQLVNTAAIVTGAASGLGAATAAALAGAGAQVFGFDVASALDTADHLEGVHYLAVDVTNIEQVQAGVNAAAADSLPLRTVVNCAGIGPSMRILGKKGVHDLALYAKVIQINLVGTFNVTALAAEAIATTEPLVDGARGVIINTASVAAYEGQIGQAAYSSSKGGVVGLCLPAARDLAQYGIRVNTIAPGIVETPMLATISEEFRASLSAGVPFPRRLARPDEYAALALFLIEHDYINGETVRMDGALRMAPR, from the coding sequence ATGCAGCTGGTAAATACCGCCGCCATCGTCACCGGAGCCGCGTCCGGATTGGGCGCCGCCACGGCAGCAGCCCTCGCGGGGGCGGGTGCACAGGTGTTCGGGTTCGATGTCGCGAGTGCATTAGACACCGCGGACCATCTCGAGGGTGTGCACTACCTCGCGGTTGACGTCACGAATATTGAACAAGTCCAGGCGGGGGTCAATGCCGCGGCAGCGGATTCGCTGCCCCTGCGAACAGTGGTGAACTGTGCGGGTATCGGACCTTCCATGCGTATTCTCGGCAAAAAGGGTGTCCATGACCTCGCGCTCTACGCCAAGGTCATCCAGATCAACTTGGTGGGGACTTTCAACGTCACAGCGCTTGCAGCCGAAGCGATCGCCACCACAGAACCTCTGGTGGATGGAGCCCGTGGAGTCATCATCAACACCGCGAGTGTGGCGGCTTACGAAGGTCAAATCGGACAGGCTGCATACTCGTCGTCCAAAGGCGGAGTTGTCGGGCTGTGCCTGCCGGCTGCGCGCGACTTGGCCCAATACGGGATCAGGGTCAACACCATCGCTCCGGGAATCGTCGAAACTCCCATGCTGGCAACAATATCCGAAGAATTCCGGGCTAGTCTGTCGGCCGGTGTTCCATTTCCGCGACGGCTCGCGCGGCCGGATGAGTATGCGGCGCTCGCACTGTTTTTGATCGAACACGACTACATCAATGGGGAGACGGTCCGAATGGACGGTGCACTCCGGATGGCGCCTCGGTAA
- the glgX gene encoding glycogen debranching protein GlgX: MSATQRVWPGTPYPLGATYDGTGTNFAVFSEAAKRVQLCLFDADGVETQFDLTERDAFVWHGYLPLVGIGQLYGYRVHGPYDPASGNRCNPSKLLLDPYAKAIDGNIDWAQACFSYTWGEEDSFNDEDSAPHMSKSVVISPYFDWDNDRHPRTPYQDTVIYEVHVKGLTETHPGIPEDIRGTYAALAHPVMIEHYKRIGITAVELMPVHQFVHDSHLADRGMTNYWGYNTIGFFAPHNDYSSQGHSGQQVQEFKATVKALHEAGLEVILDVVYNHTAEGNQLGPTLSFRGIDNAAYYRLVDGDGAHYYDTTGTGNTLLMKHPHVLQMIMDSLRYWVTEMHVDGFRFDLASSLARQFHEVDRLSAFFDLVQQDPVISQVKLIAEPWDIGENGYNVGGFPPVWTEWNGKYRDTVRDFWRGEDSTLAEFASRFTGSADLYEQDGRRPHASINFVTAHDGFTMHDLVSYNEKRNDANGEDGNDGESNNSSWNCGVEGDTDDPEIKALREQQKKNMLTTLFLSQGVPMLLHGDELGRTQQGNNNVYAQDNELSWIDWDRAAEFAPLTAFVERLAALRHAHPVFRRRRHFQGRGLKGQGLSDIGWFTPGGDWMTEDDWDTGHIKSVAVFLNGEAIAEPDARGEHVTDDSFFVLFNGHYEFLEFVLPDIGAGTQWIREIDTSEAEEAVEASVLTVGEAFAVAARSIMVLRKVVDE, encoded by the coding sequence ATGAGCGCCACCCAGCGGGTCTGGCCGGGCACCCCTTACCCCCTCGGCGCTACTTATGACGGAACGGGCACCAACTTCGCCGTGTTCTCCGAGGCGGCCAAAAGGGTCCAGCTCTGCCTGTTCGACGCCGACGGTGTGGAAACGCAGTTCGACTTGACAGAGCGAGATGCCTTTGTCTGGCACGGTTATCTCCCCCTTGTTGGTATTGGGCAGCTGTACGGCTACCGGGTGCACGGACCTTACGACCCGGCGAGCGGCAATCGCTGCAATCCCAGCAAATTGCTCCTTGACCCATACGCCAAGGCGATCGACGGCAACATCGATTGGGCGCAGGCCTGCTTCTCCTACACCTGGGGTGAAGAAGATTCCTTCAACGACGAGGACTCTGCCCCCCACATGAGCAAGTCGGTCGTGATCAGCCCGTACTTCGACTGGGACAACGACCGCCACCCCCGCACTCCCTATCAGGACACGGTGATCTACGAAGTTCACGTTAAGGGTCTGACCGAAACCCATCCAGGAATCCCCGAAGACATCCGCGGCACCTACGCGGCGCTGGCCCACCCGGTCATGATCGAGCATTACAAGCGAATCGGCATTACCGCCGTCGAACTGATGCCCGTCCACCAGTTTGTGCACGATAGCCACTTGGCAGACCGCGGTATGACGAACTACTGGGGCTACAACACGATCGGATTCTTCGCTCCGCACAACGACTACTCCTCCCAGGGCCACAGCGGCCAGCAGGTGCAGGAGTTCAAGGCCACGGTCAAGGCGCTGCACGAAGCGGGCCTCGAGGTCATCCTTGACGTTGTTTATAACCACACGGCCGAGGGCAACCAGTTAGGGCCAACCCTGTCCTTCCGTGGAATTGACAATGCCGCCTACTACAGGCTTGTCGACGGCGATGGCGCGCATTACTACGACACCACCGGCACCGGCAACACGTTGTTGATGAAGCATCCGCACGTGCTGCAGATGATCATGGATTCGCTGCGGTACTGGGTTACCGAAATGCACGTCGACGGTTTTCGTTTCGACCTTGCCAGCTCCTTGGCCCGCCAGTTTCACGAAGTGGATCGACTCTCCGCGTTCTTCGACCTCGTGCAGCAAGATCCGGTGATCAGCCAGGTGAAGCTTATTGCCGAGCCGTGGGATATCGGCGAGAACGGTTACAACGTTGGTGGTTTCCCGCCGGTGTGGACAGAGTGGAACGGCAAGTACCGCGACACGGTTCGGGACTTTTGGCGCGGTGAGGATTCAACACTTGCGGAGTTCGCTTCGCGGTTCACCGGATCCGCTGACCTGTATGAGCAGGATGGCCGACGTCCGCACGCCTCGATCAACTTTGTGACCGCACACGACGGGTTCACCATGCACGATCTGGTGTCCTACAACGAGAAGCGCAATGACGCCAACGGCGAAGACGGCAATGACGGCGAGAGCAACAATTCGTCATGGAACTGTGGTGTCGAAGGGGACACGGACGACCCGGAGATTAAGGCGCTGCGCGAACAGCAGAAGAAGAACATGCTGACGACACTCTTTCTCTCCCAGGGTGTCCCGATGCTGTTACATGGCGACGAATTAGGCCGCACTCAGCAAGGAAATAACAATGTGTACGCCCAGGACAATGAGCTGTCCTGGATTGACTGGGACCGAGCAGCCGAGTTCGCGCCGCTGACGGCGTTCGTCGAACGGCTCGCCGCACTACGGCACGCACATCCGGTCTTCCGGCGCAGGCGGCACTTCCAGGGCCGCGGACTCAAAGGCCAAGGCTTGAGCGATATTGGCTGGTTCACCCCCGGCGGCGACTGGATGACAGAGGACGACTGGGACACCGGCCATATCAAGTCGGTGGCTGTATTCCTCAACGGCGAGGCCATCGCAGAACCCGATGCCCGCGGCGAACACGTCACCGACGATTCGTTCTTTGTCCTCTTCAATGGCCATTACGAGTTCTTGGAATTCGTGCTGCCCGATATCGGGGCGGGCACGCAATGGATCCGCGAAATAGACACCTCGGAGGCTGAGGAAGCGGTCGAAGCCTCAGTGCTCACCGTCGGAGAAGCTTTTGCTGTCGCCGCACGCTCCATCATGGTGTTACGCAAGGTTGTTGACGAGTAA
- a CDS encoding LPXTG cell wall anchor domain-containing protein: MRFPAITAVLGSAALALVGLVAAGTANASETIPACTSVAAPTTIRPSALDGFNFFTPGYETRANGSYGWMSRGGLHIRTEDSGSTSKVASYKPLSTPVPLSQVGEPSLVVDKVLGATGPGFQLFVDKDGNGTPDGVLVGEPDFYGNNWWSNQAFGVPAGLGYNSYAPLDAYLAANPSAQVVGFGFSVGSGVKFQGRLDSLTFNCKSWDFGVDLAVAPPTTVTTTVTVPTTVIGSPTTTTVTVPTTVIGSPTTTTVTVPTTVIGSPTTTTVTVPTTVIGSPVTTTVTAPPLTAPSTNSDGSYEVLGSDGILTRVTPTQSTGTAPSSSSTNVIGTASTPTKAAGTPSKAPAKESLASTGANTGPFLGAAAGLLGAGGLLLLAVRRRNSNPNHQQ; encoded by the coding sequence GTGAGATTCCCGGCAATTACCGCCGTTCTCGGCTCAGCAGCACTCGCACTTGTCGGGCTCGTTGCCGCCGGTACCGCGAACGCCAGCGAGACCATTCCCGCCTGCACATCCGTCGCAGCTCCCACCACCATCCGGCCTTCGGCACTGGATGGCTTCAACTTCTTCACGCCGGGGTACGAAACCCGAGCAAATGGCTCCTACGGATGGATGTCGCGCGGCGGTCTCCACATCCGAACGGAAGACTCCGGCAGCACGTCAAAGGTTGCTTCCTACAAACCCCTGAGCACTCCAGTGCCACTGTCCCAGGTGGGCGAGCCGTCGTTGGTGGTCGATAAGGTACTTGGAGCTACCGGACCTGGCTTCCAGCTGTTCGTCGACAAAGACGGTAACGGCACACCTGATGGCGTCCTGGTCGGCGAGCCTGACTTCTACGGCAACAACTGGTGGTCGAACCAAGCCTTCGGGGTGCCGGCTGGCTTGGGGTACAACTCTTACGCGCCATTGGACGCCTACCTTGCAGCTAACCCCTCCGCTCAGGTTGTTGGATTCGGGTTCTCCGTCGGTTCTGGAGTCAAGTTCCAGGGCCGACTGGATTCACTGACCTTCAACTGCAAGAGCTGGGATTTCGGGGTTGACCTCGCAGTTGCTCCGCCGACGACTGTGACCACTACCGTCACCGTTCCCACCACAGTTATCGGGTCGCCCACCACCACTACCGTCACCGTTCCGACCACAGTGATCGGCTCGCCCACCACCACTACCGTCACCGTTCCGACCACAGTGATCGGCTCGCCCACCACCACTACGGTCACGGTTCCGACCACAGTGATCGGCTCGCCCGTCACCACTACCGTCACTGCACCGCCGCTCACCGCGCCGAGTACCAACAGTGACGGTAGCTACGAAGTACTTGGCTCTGACGGAATTCTGACTCGTGTCACCCCCACTCAGTCGACCGGCACCGCACCAAGTTCTTCTTCCACCAACGTGATCGGTACTGCGTCTACGCCGACCAAGGCTGCTGGCACACCTTCCAAGGCCCCTGCCAAGGAAAGTCTTGCTAGCACTGGCGCAAATACCGGCCCCTTCTTGGGAGCAGCCGCCGGCCTCCTGGGCGCGGGTGGCCTCCTGCTGCTAGCAGTCCGTCGTCGCAACTCCAATCCGAACCACCAGCAGTAA
- a CDS encoding DMT family transporter, with amino-acid sequence MSGQVLVLILIAALCHALWNFAAKRVSENPVLFVWLTVAGAAVLWVPIAVAWSWGEHLQPDLTWVLAGLLTSCFHTLYSLTLQHGYAVGDLNVVYPLARGTGPIVTMVVAIVFLGERLSSFSIAGAAIIIIGILVVATGRRASSAKSAKLGVIWGVMTGLTIATYTLWDDHVVNDLGIAPLPYFALGLVLESMMLAPGAWRSRAAARAMVRSYWREITVVAVLSPLAYILVLEAMKLAPVAIVAPARETSIVVGSLLAWLVLKEPRPARRLLGSAIVLAGISMLVLA; translated from the coding sequence GTGTCCGGCCAGGTGCTCGTTCTCATTCTCATTGCTGCCCTGTGCCACGCACTATGGAATTTCGCCGCGAAGCGCGTCAGCGAGAACCCGGTCCTGTTCGTCTGGCTCACGGTGGCGGGCGCAGCAGTTCTGTGGGTACCGATCGCGGTGGCGTGGTCGTGGGGCGAACATCTTCAGCCTGACCTGACCTGGGTTTTGGCGGGTTTGCTGACCTCTTGCTTTCACACTTTGTACTCGTTGACTCTTCAACATGGCTACGCCGTCGGTGATCTCAATGTCGTCTACCCACTTGCCAGGGGAACAGGTCCCATTGTCACGATGGTGGTGGCCATTGTCTTTCTGGGAGAACGACTCTCCTCGTTTTCGATCGCCGGCGCAGCAATCATCATCATCGGCATTCTGGTGGTCGCAACGGGCCGACGGGCGAGCTCGGCCAAGTCGGCCAAGTTGGGGGTTATTTGGGGAGTAATGACCGGCCTCACCATTGCCACCTACACACTGTGGGATGACCACGTCGTCAACGATCTCGGGATCGCGCCACTGCCATATTTTGCCCTCGGGCTGGTCCTGGAGTCGATGATGCTCGCCCCTGGCGCCTGGCGCAGTAGGGCTGCAGCCAGGGCCATGGTCCGCAGCTACTGGCGTGAGATCACCGTGGTGGCCGTACTTTCACCGTTGGCCTACATTCTGGTACTGGAGGCAATGAAGCTCGCTCCCGTCGCCATCGTGGCTCCGGCGAGGGAGACGAGCATCGTGGTTGGCAGTTTGCTGGCGTGGCTGGTGCTGAAGGAACCTCGGCCTGCGCGGCGGCTTCTTGGATCCGCAATCGTGTTGGCGGGCATCAGCATGCTGGTGCTGGCGTGA
- a CDS encoding NAD(+) synthase produces the protein MTTTASIAAAGAGFHSLYRHGFARVAAVTTPSTVADPLANAATVIEAARRCDAQGVAVAVFPELTLSGYAIDDLLGQDALLDAVQDALDAVLAATKNMLSVLVVGAPLRHQMRLFNTAVLIHRGEILGVVPKIHLPNYREFYERRQFASGHGVRSEEILLSGVPTPFGTDLIFEALDVPGLSVGVEICEDMFVPTPPSSGLALAGATVLVNLSGSPITIGRSQTRHLLCQTQSMRCLAAYVYAAAGQGESTTDLSWDGQTSVYENGVLLADGQRFPTETAVTVADVDLELLSGERARMGTFEDNRRVVGTAHTYRRVPFTLAPPTRDLGFARAVERFPFVPADSARLAQDCYEAYNIQVHGLLQRLKATRTSKVVIGVSGGLDSTHALIVAARAMDMLGEPRTNILAYTLPGFATGAASKAHAHALMDSLEVTAGEIDIRPAAKQLLADLEHPYSEGVEQYDVTFENVQAGLRTDYLFRLANHHGGMVLGTGDLSEEALGWSTYGVGDHMSHYNVNTGVPKTLIQHLIRWVADTGEFADAVGQILRSVLDAEISPELIPVKDGQTPQSTEAAIGPYELQDFNLYYTLRFGFKPSKIAFLAAHAWGDTTQGDWPSGFPTERKNSYELVVIRRWLVVFVSRFFGFSQFKRSAMPNGPKVSAGGSLSPRGDWRAPSDGNARVWLDEIERNIPID, from the coding sequence TTGACAACCACTGCTTCCATCGCGGCGGCAGGGGCGGGGTTTCACTCTCTGTACCGCCACGGGTTCGCTCGCGTTGCCGCTGTCACGACGCCCTCAACGGTCGCCGACCCGCTGGCCAACGCCGCAACCGTTATCGAGGCTGCGCGCCGCTGTGACGCTCAAGGCGTTGCTGTGGCCGTGTTTCCGGAATTGACCCTGTCCGGTTACGCCATAGACGACCTGCTCGGCCAGGACGCACTGCTCGATGCGGTCCAAGACGCGCTGGACGCGGTGCTGGCCGCAACCAAGAACATGCTGTCCGTTCTGGTGGTGGGCGCGCCACTGCGGCATCAGATGCGACTGTTTAACACCGCGGTATTGATCCACCGAGGTGAAATCCTTGGTGTAGTACCAAAAATCCACTTACCGAACTACCGCGAGTTTTACGAACGACGGCAATTCGCCTCCGGGCACGGCGTGCGAAGCGAAGAGATTCTGCTGAGCGGCGTCCCCACGCCGTTCGGCACGGACCTGATCTTCGAAGCGTTGGACGTACCTGGCTTGTCCGTTGGTGTGGAAATCTGCGAAGACATGTTTGTCCCGACCCCGCCATCGAGTGGGCTGGCATTGGCCGGTGCCACTGTCTTGGTGAACCTCTCGGGAAGCCCCATCACGATCGGACGGTCACAGACGAGACATCTGCTGTGTCAAACACAATCGATGCGATGTTTGGCCGCCTATGTGTATGCCGCTGCTGGACAGGGCGAATCAACGACTGACTTGAGTTGGGACGGCCAGACCAGCGTGTACGAGAATGGGGTCCTGCTTGCCGACGGCCAGCGTTTCCCCACTGAAACGGCAGTGACGGTCGCCGATGTCGACCTTGAGCTATTGAGCGGGGAACGGGCCCGGATGGGAACGTTCGAAGACAACCGCCGCGTGGTGGGGACAGCGCACACCTACCGCCGCGTTCCTTTCACGCTGGCGCCGCCCACCCGAGATCTCGGATTCGCCAGGGCCGTTGAACGTTTTCCGTTTGTGCCGGCCGATAGCGCGCGGCTCGCCCAAGACTGTTACGAGGCCTACAACATCCAGGTTCATGGGCTGCTGCAACGGCTCAAGGCGACGCGGACCAGCAAGGTGGTGATCGGCGTTTCCGGCGGCCTTGATTCCACCCACGCCTTGATCGTCGCGGCCCGCGCCATGGACATGCTCGGCGAACCCCGGACCAATATCTTGGCCTATACGTTGCCGGGGTTTGCCACCGGCGCAGCGAGCAAGGCGCATGCGCATGCGCTCATGGATTCGTTGGAAGTGACGGCGGGGGAGATCGATATCCGGCCCGCGGCCAAACAACTGCTTGCCGATCTGGAACATCCATATTCTGAGGGCGTTGAACAATACGATGTCACGTTCGAGAATGTGCAGGCGGGCCTGCGCACCGACTACCTTTTCCGTCTCGCCAATCATCACGGCGGAATGGTGCTGGGAACTGGCGACCTCTCGGAGGAGGCTCTGGGGTGGAGCACCTACGGCGTCGGCGACCATATGTCGCACTACAACGTCAACACAGGAGTGCCGAAAACTCTTATCCAGCACTTGATTCGATGGGTAGCTGACACGGGCGAATTTGCCGATGCCGTTGGTCAGATTCTGCGCTCGGTACTGGACGCGGAGATTTCGCCCGAGCTCATTCCCGTCAAGGATGGGCAGACACCGCAGAGTACCGAGGCGGCGATTGGCCCCTATGAATTGCAAGATTTCAACCTGTACTACACGCTTCGATTCGGCTTCAAGCCGTCAAAGATCGCGTTCCTGGCAGCCCACGCGTGGGGCGACACGACACAGGGGGACTGGCCCAGCGGATTCCCGACCGAACGCAAAAACAGCTACGAATTGGTGGTGATCCGTCGATGGCTCGTAGTGTTCGTCAGCCGATTCTTCGGCTTCAGCCAGTTCAAGCGGTCCGCGATGCCCAACGGGCCGAAGGTATCCGCCGGTGGCTCGCTGAGCCCCCGTGGTGACTGGCGGGCGCCGTCGGATGGCAATGCGCGAGTGTGGCTCGACGAGATAGAGAGAAATATTCCTATCGACTGA